One window of the Salvia miltiorrhiza cultivar Shanhuang (shh) chromosome 6, IMPLAD_Smil_shh, whole genome shotgun sequence genome contains the following:
- the LOC130989302 gene encoding uncharacterized protein LOC130989302, with the protein MTFPPKGSQALYLYPLKWDSDKDKLLISCLIEKIDECNPSPPHLSPHALIHAMKSLNSQLQAGVNLNEVEGRVAFLHDRYVCFKYLSNLPETQWDQGSNVVHAADEVWSRLFKENAFFRAYYHNGEPELYQMCNLFGIHDVKRELSHTVIVIEDSSIVKKEYDSSDDEVTSPILKPPASRKLFADDASSSIAPIVPSGSKIKATVPWKSIKNKFRRPPTNICAATNAFNKKVKDDRDPDAGYGGSSCASSSPFK; encoded by the exons ATGACCTTCCCCCCAAAAGGGTCGCAAGCCTTATACCTATATCCTCTCAAATGGGATTCGGACAAGGATAAATTGCTTATCTCTTGCCTTATAGAAAAAATCGATGAGTGCAACCCATCTCCACCACATCTATCTCCACACGCACTAATCCATGCGATGAAGTCGCTAAACTCGCAACTCCAAGCCGGTGTCAACCTAAATGAAGTGGAAGGGCGAGTTGCCTTTCTTCACGATCGCTATGTATGCTTCAAGTATCTTTCAAATCTTCCGGAAACCCAGTGGGATCAAGGAAGTAATGTGGTTCACGCCGCCGACGAAGTGTGGAGCCGGTTGTTCAAG GAAAATGCTTTTTTCCGAGCATACTACCATAATGGCGAGCCGGAACTTTACCAAATGTGCAATTTGTTTGGCATTCATGATGTGAAGAGGGAGCTATCACATACCGTCATCGTTATCGAAGACTCGTCCATTGTTAAAAAAGAATACGACTCAAGTGACGATGAGGTAACCTCGCCGATACTGAAACCACCGGCGTCAAGGAAGCTATTCGCAGATGACGCAAGTTCTAGCATCGCGCCAATCGTTCCAAGCGGATCGAAGATCAAAGCAACTGTTCCATGGAAATCAATTAAAAACAAGTTTCGCCGACCTCCAACTAATATTTGTGCCGCTACTAATGCTTTTAACAAAAAGGT